A genome region from Chryseobacterium indicum includes the following:
- a CDS encoding glycoside hydrolase family 2 TIM barrel-domain containing protein: protein MKRILFFLACIGAHLSHAQAQKVEVANNADGQKLEVNGKPFIVNGMNWDYYPVGTNYNYSLWKQSDDFIKKALDDEMGLLKNMGVNTVRIYTGIPAKWITYIYENYGIYTMLNHSFGRYGLTVNGSWVVNTDYANPATQELLLKEAKELAEQYKNTPGLLLYLLGNENNYGLFWEGAETEDIPVKDRKSTQKAVAMYKLFNQAALEMKSVDSGHPIALCNGDTLFLDIIAKECKDVDIFGTNVYRGASFGDLFLKVKTEYGKPVLFTEFGADSFNELSQKEDQDAQSYYLLGNWQEIYENAAGMGKAGNALGGFTFQFSDGWWKYKQTEDLDVHNTNASWSNGGYIRDYRKGENNMNEEWFGICAKGKTDATGHYQLYPRSAYYTLKQVHQYNPYESTQMKSSGAVKNYFNDISITDASLRARGDKAALKGESNDLIRISNLRADFSTFSTGGSLITTPKEKTDAYTSYPNRQGFDHMESYYVGVEGNPTANMRANVNFNILGNVAENPIDQIFYENRGRAIQVMNADGTTTTMRDLNRIQVYNASYTWNQKYFDLHGFYRTGHYHWGYEGDIFGLYPEANYGPNMDIYNGQAPFGFEFTGKKEINGLKVAFGPELWWGANPALLVKYSRKAGKFDLTGIYHEDLDQRGDTQSSFAIPQPKTRRVTFAVQRKFGNFGVDLGGIWGGQPLNGRTFQLYRDGNIYQDQISGKDNWGGKAKFTYTGGKFNWYAQGAMMGLVANGGADYTQTFTGWRLKDSGSGNQYNVLSGFTYNIGNFQIAPNFLWQKPIEGPVPANAPAPGRPRNILEDPFVVRANREQTAGEILFTYDPTPATWMYAWDSDKTEDAPFAFSTGFVYRHLPTTQDAAIGILPDGRTTFAFPGAAPEANLWEANARIVSKVSSDFGVIANIYGGTAQANGSDTRKIERFGLELRTIYKKLKFVTAFKLNDWGPYDYHRDYNLTFPMQLMGDLSLEIGKPEWWILPGTRIGVRGTYRTLDQYSPRYAPTYTINGAGNWVPDPTAIGFPNGNEWEIRTYIQINIGK, encoded by the coding sequence ATGAAAAGAATATTATTTTTTTTGGCCTGTATCGGCGCTCATCTTTCCCACGCTCAGGCACAAAAAGTTGAGGTGGCGAATAATGCCGACGGACAAAAATTAGAAGTAAACGGGAAGCCTTTCATTGTAAACGGAATGAACTGGGATTACTATCCTGTTGGAACCAATTACAACTATTCCCTTTGGAAGCAGTCCGATGATTTCATCAAAAAAGCTCTGGATGATGAAATGGGACTTCTGAAAAATATGGGCGTAAATACCGTAAGAATCTACACCGGAATTCCTGCAAAATGGATTACCTACATCTACGAAAATTATGGAATTTACACCATGCTCAATCACTCCTTCGGAAGATATGGTCTTACCGTGAACGGATCTTGGGTAGTAAATACAGATTATGCAAATCCTGCAACACAGGAGCTCTTACTGAAAGAAGCAAAAGAACTTGCAGAGCAGTATAAAAATACACCGGGACTTTTGCTTTACCTTTTAGGAAACGAAAACAATTATGGTTTATTCTGGGAAGGAGCAGAGACAGAAGACATTCCGGTGAAAGACAGAAAATCTACCCAGAAAGCAGTTGCCATGTACAAGCTGTTTAATCAGGCGGCTCTGGAAATGAAATCCGTAGATTCCGGTCATCCAATTGCGCTGTGTAACGGAGATACCCTGTTCTTAGATATCATTGCCAAAGAATGTAAAGATGTAGATATTTTCGGAACCAACGTCTATCGCGGTGCTTCTTTTGGCGATCTTTTCCTGAAAGTAAAAACAGAATACGGAAAACCGGTACTTTTCACAGAATTTGGGGCAGACTCCTTTAACGAACTTTCTCAAAAAGAAGATCAGGATGCACAATCGTATTATCTGCTCGGAAACTGGCAGGAAATTTATGAAAATGCAGCCGGTATGGGAAAAGCAGGAAATGCTCTGGGAGGATTTACGTTCCAGTTTAGCGACGGTTGGTGGAAATACAAACAGACCGAAGATCTGGATGTACATAATACCAATGCTTCATGGAGCAACGGAGGATACATCAGAGATTACCGGAAAGGCGAAAACAACATGAACGAAGAATGGTTCGGAATTTGTGCCAAAGGAAAAACAGATGCTACAGGACATTACCAGTTGTATCCCAGAAGTGCATATTATACTTTAAAACAGGTTCATCAGTACAATCCTTACGAAAGTACCCAGATGAAATCTTCCGGTGCGGTTAAAAACTATTTCAATGACATCAGCATAACCGATGCAAGCCTTAGAGCAAGAGGAGATAAGGCTGCTCTGAAAGGAGAAAGCAATGATCTCATCAGAATAAGCAATCTGAGAGCAGATTTTTCAACCTTCAGTACAGGAGGAAGTCTCATCACCACACCGAAAGAGAAAACAGATGCTTATACATCCTATCCGAACAGACAGGGTTTTGATCATATGGAATCTTATTACGTTGGAGTAGAAGGAAATCCGACTGCCAATATGAGAGCCAATGTGAATTTTAATATTCTGGGAAATGTGGCAGAAAATCCTATCGACCAGATATTTTATGAAAACAGGGGAAGAGCCATTCAGGTAATGAATGCAGACGGAACCACAACCACAATGAGAGATCTCAACAGAATTCAGGTGTACAACGCAAGTTATACCTGGAATCAGAAATACTTTGATCTCCACGGATTTTATAGAACAGGGCATTACCATTGGGGATATGAAGGCGATATTTTCGGTTTGTATCCTGAAGCCAATTATGGTCCTAATATGGACATCTACAATGGACAGGCACCTTTCGGTTTTGAATTCACCGGAAAAAAAGAAATCAACGGGCTGAAAGTAGCTTTCGGACCTGAACTCTGGTGGGGAGCGAATCCTGCATTATTGGTAAAATACTCAAGAAAAGCAGGAAAATTCGATCTTACAGGAATCTATCATGAAGATCTTGATCAGAGAGGAGATACACAGAGCTCATTTGCCATTCCTCAGCCTAAAACAAGAAGAGTAACGTTTGCGGTTCAGAGAAAATTCGGAAACTTCGGAGTTGATCTGGGAGGAATCTGGGGCGGACAGCCGCTTAACGGAAGAACATTCCAGTTATACAGAGACGGAAACATTTATCAGGATCAGATCAGCGGCAAAGACAATTGGGGAGGAAAAGCCAAATTTACCTACACCGGCGGAAAATTCAACTGGTACGCCCAGGGAGCGATGATGGGGTTGGTTGCCAATGGAGGAGCAGATTACACGCAAACCTTTACCGGATGGAGACTAAAAGACAGCGGAAGCGGAAACCAGTATAACGTCCTTTCAGGATTTACCTACAACATCGGGAATTTCCAGATTGCGCCTAATTTCCTTTGGCAGAAACCGATCGAAGGTCCGGTTCCGGCGAATGCACCTGCACCGGGAAGACCAAGAAACATACTGGAAGATCCTTTTGTGGTAAGAGCAAACCGCGAGCAGACCGCAGGAGAAATCCTTTTCACGTATGATCCTACTCCTGCTACATGGATGTACGCATGGGACAGTGATAAAACAGAAGATGCACCATTTGCATTCAGTACAGGATTTGTATACAGACATTTGCCGACAACACAGGATGCTGCAATAGGAATTTTACCAGACGGAAGAACCACGTTCGCATTTCCGGGAGCTGCACCGGAAGCCAATCTTTGGGAAGCCAATGCAAGAATTGTTTCTAAAGTAAGCTCAGACTTCGGAGTGATAGCTAATATTTACGGCGGAACGGCACAGGCAAATGGAAGCGATACCAGAAAAATCGAAAGATTCGGACTGGAGCTGAGAACCATTTACAAAAAATTAAAATTTGTAACTGCATTCAAACTGAACGATTGGGGACCTTATGATTACCACAGAGATTATAACCTTACCTTCCCGATGCAGCTCATGGGAGATCTCTCCCTTGAAATAGGAAAACCGGAATGGTGGATTCTTCCGGGAACAAGAATCGGAGTTCGCGGGACGTACAGAACTTTAGATCAGTATTCTCCGAGATACGCCCCTACATATACCATTAACGGAGCCGGAAACTGGGTTCCTGATCCTACCGCAATCGGGTTCCCGAACGGAAACGAATGGGAGATAAGAACGTATATTCAAATCAACATTGGTAAATAA
- a CDS encoding FG-GAP-like repeat-containing protein produces the protein MKNLFFLFILFLGVNNLYATGEPSTYFQIYVPPNNDAVQRNVCLVVTAIYDDTEFNIIDDGADGDTDDSKTGVLKAGQSYVLYIKDNGINDDARYASGGVLKWDGDYFIVKSNKLVYASQSTNSDWQHDWVPSVDKSSIGQKFIVYAPMITSSNRDINVFAYQNNTVVDFYKISTQAKTNTGFTDVDAENPVKVFSKTLNVGQDLIYSFPEGRDAMISGETYMLVANKPVTMQYGALFGNERDGGGYVPTSNGSSSGELMYFAVPYQSGGEQEIRIVSWDNTNTVKLDRFVNGNWVPVQTFSLNRLAAGDWVGKTSGNVSYPTVFRVTCTAGKKVSVFEGNWFETGSPGTSDMATMVSSESGTTAGKKFLTYIAPPGNETNVTNPLTGSKYNGSFSHLYLFSKTGATVTVKDALTNGTKFSKTFTITPEKYADCSISLNEWKAFYNGTGTASGPERPYLIVESNNDIAVMNSNFNDNWMCYTGSSLEHSFTQTSNVSDDALIPTEQATVVSQVKTGGEVTNPSVEVIVQEGLKVVESKIINPNQSQTQGVITELNDKTKVEYNNLPTLQPNSTYQIETKVVATVGANNGELVGTTLNSTVETVVTGKVNGETQQSTIANSVSVQTTNTSKLIFSRLEDPVFDSYTSNSWTISWVDINNDGYDDIYITDMGLTAPNRIFMNNKTGGFTAGQVLPEDGVSMSNTWADVDNDGDEDLLVLNNTRNPNRFYRNDNGTLVADNTKSFTQDVSYYHGGAFADYDNDNKVDVFMCNYFPTKYNELHRNTGSGGFVKEQADAIPLEANSSLGPTWADYDQDGLMDLFVPNGSGNKNSLFHNDGNGTFSKKNNIINQEGGKSVGSCWGDIDNDGDLDLFVTNSNTTTNFLYKNLGNGNFQKITNSIVNQGGSSHGCSFADIDNDGDLDLFVTNDRIRKFLYFNDGNGNFTENRDEAITYNFGLSFGHAWSDYDHDGDLDLAVATHSNQKNHIFVNNGNTNKWLEINLKATESNGSAIGTKIFVETGSKTQMREVNSQSGFGGQSSYTQHFGLGNAATINTITVKWASGIIQKLTNVSANQILEIVEPQQTKVSGIVYFDSNNDGVKQDSEPTVSRAAIKVVPTNAKVYSSDNGTFSFYTTQNDVELKILEENGLSAGSKVFDLTNYQPSQKIFIAATSTCNDTDLKINMGGTAIRKGYTNNQFKIVVSNQSRNTSNSSVINFTIPSSVNIISPSSPIAQQESFVANSKNYTRYSWSVGSLNPFGNKIISFMTGTDASVLVGDELDFKGEIVNPSADCNLDDNLLMQNYNVYGAIDPNDILVYPKGYGEEGYILPDQMLTYTIRFENVGNFATQNVSIIDAIPQELDINTFKLVSASHDNVSTEIIDNKITFKLENIFLPSTSVDSDRSQGYVTFSILPKKGLKEDTKIKNSASIAFDDENLLKTNTVTNTIQSKAQEQEMTVVHLYPNPVNDVAFIRLEHRKGAEYTRKKIIRAEVIDINGVLILEKNFSPSEEVRIDLPLQIKGYYLLKVTDSENKSYTKKMVVKYRE, from the coding sequence ATGAAAAATTTATTCTTTTTATTTATTCTTTTTTTAGGGGTAAATAATCTCTATGCAACAGGGGAGCCCTCAACTTACTTTCAAATTTACGTTCCTCCGAATAATGATGCTGTACAAAGAAATGTCTGTCTGGTCGTAACTGCCATATACGATGATACAGAATTTAATATTATTGATGATGGCGCAGACGGAGACACGGACGATTCTAAAACCGGAGTACTGAAAGCCGGACAGAGTTACGTCCTCTATATTAAAGACAATGGGATTAATGATGATGCCCGATACGCCTCCGGCGGCGTTTTAAAATGGGACGGAGACTATTTTATTGTAAAATCCAATAAACTGGTATATGCCTCCCAAAGTACAAACAGCGACTGGCAGCATGACTGGGTTCCGAGTGTGGATAAAAGTTCTATCGGACAAAAATTTATTGTTTATGCTCCCATGATTACCTCTTCTAACAGAGATATTAATGTATTTGCTTACCAGAACAATACGGTAGTAGACTTTTACAAAATCTCTACTCAGGCAAAAACAAATACAGGCTTTACCGATGTTGATGCTGAAAATCCCGTTAAAGTTTTTTCCAAAACACTGAACGTCGGTCAGGATTTAATTTACAGCTTTCCGGAAGGAAGGGATGCGATGATTTCGGGTGAAACCTATATGCTTGTCGCCAATAAGCCCGTAACGATGCAGTACGGCGCATTATTCGGGAATGAGCGGGATGGAGGAGGATATGTTCCCACATCCAATGGAAGTTCTTCCGGAGAACTGATGTATTTCGCTGTTCCTTATCAGTCGGGAGGCGAACAGGAGATCAGGATCGTAAGCTGGGACAATACCAATACCGTGAAACTGGATCGTTTTGTAAACGGAAACTGGGTTCCTGTACAAACCTTCTCTCTAAATCGCTTAGCGGCGGGAGACTGGGTAGGAAAAACCAGTGGAAATGTTTCTTATCCTACCGTGTTCAGAGTTACCTGCACCGCAGGAAAAAAAGTTTCTGTTTTTGAAGGAAACTGGTTTGAAACCGGCTCTCCGGGAACCTCCGACATGGCGACAATGGTTTCTTCCGAAAGCGGAACCACAGCAGGAAAGAAATTCCTTACATATATTGCTCCTCCCGGAAATGAAACCAATGTAACCAATCCTTTAACAGGATCTAAGTATAACGGTTCTTTTTCTCATCTGTATTTATTTTCAAAAACAGGAGCTACCGTTACTGTAAAAGATGCTTTAACCAACGGAACAAAGTTTAGTAAAACATTTACCATAACCCCCGAGAAATACGCAGACTGCTCCATAAGTCTAAATGAATGGAAGGCATTTTATAACGGAACAGGTACAGCGTCAGGACCGGAAAGACCTTATCTGATCGTGGAAAGTAATAATGACATTGCAGTGATGAACAGTAATTTCAACGATAACTGGATGTGTTATACCGGAAGCTCGCTGGAACATTCTTTTACCCAGACAAGCAATGTAAGTGATGATGCACTTATCCCGACCGAACAGGCAACCGTAGTTTCTCAGGTTAAAACAGGCGGGGAAGTAACCAATCCTTCGGTGGAAGTTATCGTACAGGAAGGTCTTAAAGTAGTAGAATCGAAAATCATTAATCCCAATCAGTCTCAGACACAGGGGGTTATTACAGAGCTTAATGATAAAACAAAAGTAGAATACAACAACCTGCCTACTTTACAGCCTAACTCTACGTATCAGATTGAAACTAAAGTTGTGGCAACTGTAGGTGCCAATAACGGAGAATTGGTAGGAACTACCCTTAACTCTACCGTTGAAACCGTGGTAACAGGAAAAGTGAACGGAGAAACGCAGCAGTCTACCATCGCTAATTCTGTATCTGTACAGACAACCAATACGTCCAAACTTATATTTTCCCGTCTGGAAGATCCTGTATTTGATTCTTACACCTCCAACTCATGGACCATCAGTTGGGTAGACATCAATAATGACGGATATGATGATATCTATATTACAGATATGGGACTTACAGCGCCTAACCGAATCTTTATGAATAATAAAACCGGAGGCTTTACAGCAGGACAGGTTTTACCTGAAGACGGTGTTTCTATGAGTAATACATGGGCAGATGTGGATAATGACGGAGATGAAGACTTATTGGTTCTTAATAATACAAGAAATCCCAACCGTTTTTACAGAAATGATAACGGTACATTAGTCGCAGACAATACCAAATCTTTTACTCAGGATGTTTCTTATTACCATGGCGGAGCATTTGCAGACTATGATAATGATAATAAAGTAGATGTATTTATGTGTAATTATTTCCCTACAAAATACAATGAGCTGCACAGAAATACAGGCAGCGGAGGCTTTGTAAAAGAACAGGCAGATGCCATTCCGCTGGAAGCCAATTCTTCTCTTGGGCCAACATGGGCAGATTATGACCAGGACGGACTGATGGATTTATTTGTCCCTAATGGCAGCGGAAATAAAAATTCGTTATTCCATAACGACGGAAACGGAACCTTCTCCAAGAAAAATAATATCATCAATCAGGAAGGCGGAAAATCTGTAGGAAGCTGCTGGGGAGATATTGATAATGATGGCGATTTGGATCTTTTTGTTACCAATTCTAACACAACAACCAATTTCCTGTATAAAAATTTAGGAAACGGAAACTTCCAGAAAATTACCAATTCTATTGTTAATCAGGGAGGAAGTTCTCACGGATGCAGCTTTGCAGATATAGATAATGACGGAGATTTAGATTTATTTGTTACCAATGACCGAATCAGAAAATTCCTTTACTTTAACGACGGAAACGGGAATTTTACTGAAAACAGAGACGAAGCGATTACTTATAATTTCGGACTTTCTTTCGGACACGCATGGAGCGATTACGATCATGACGGCGATCTGGATCTTGCCGTGGCAACCCATTCTAATCAGAAAAACCATATTTTCGTCAATAACGGAAATACCAACAAATGGTTAGAAATTAACCTGAAAGCCACTGAAAGTAATGGTTCTGCCATCGGTACAAAAATATTTGTAGAAACAGGCAGCAAAACACAGATGAGAGAAGTAAACAGCCAGAGCGGATTTGGAGGACAAAGCAGCTATACACAGCATTTTGGACTAGGAAACGCAGCAACCATCAATACGATCACCGTTAAATGGGCAAGCGGAATCATTCAGAAGCTGACTAATGTTTCTGCCAACCAAATACTCGAAATCGTAGAACCTCAGCAGACAAAAGTTTCCGGTATCGTTTATTTCGACAGCAATAATGATGGCGTGAAGCAGGACAGCGAACCTACCGTTTCAAGAGCGGCTATTAAAGTGGTGCCTACGAATGCCAAAGTATACTCCAGTGATAACGGAACCTTCAGTTTTTATACGACACAGAATGATGTGGAGCTGAAAATATTAGAAGAAAACGGATTAAGTGCAGGGTCTAAAGTTTTTGATCTGACCAATTATCAGCCTTCCCAAAAAATATTTATCGCTGCAACGTCAACCTGTAACGATACAGATTTAAAAATAAATATGGGAGGAACTGCTATCCGTAAAGGATATACCAATAATCAGTTTAAAATTGTGGTGAGCAATCAGTCCAGAAATACATCCAATTCAAGCGTTATAAACTTTACCATACCTTCATCTGTAAATATTATCAGTCCGTCTTCACCAATTGCGCAGCAGGAAAGTTTTGTGGCAAACTCAAAAAACTATACTCGATATTCCTGGAGCGTAGGATCTCTGAATCCTTTTGGTAATAAAATAATCAGTTTTATGACCGGTACAGATGCATCTGTTTTAGTTGGAGATGAATTAGATTTTAAAGGAGAAATTGTAAATCCATCTGCAGACTGTAATTTAGACGATAACCTGTTGATGCAAAATTACAACGTATACGGAGCTATAGATCCTAATGATATTCTGGTTTATCCGAAGGGGTATGGAGAAGAAGGATATATACTGCCGGATCAGATGCTTACTTATACCATCAGATTTGAGAACGTAGGAAACTTTGCTACTCAGAATGTATCGATTATAGATGCAATTCCGCAGGAATTAGACATCAATACCTTTAAACTGGTATCGGCAAGTCATGATAACGTATCTACGGAAATTATAGATAACAAGATTACCTTTAAACTGGAAAATATATTTTTACCGTCTACTTCTGTAGACTCAGACAGATCTCAGGGCTATGTTACCTTCTCAATCCTGCCTAAAAAAGGATTAAAAGAAGATACGAAAATTAAAAACAGTGCATCTATTGCATTTGATGATGAAAATCTTCTGAAAACCAATACGGTAACCAATACCATCCAGTCTAAAGCACAGGAACAGGAAATGACAGTAGTTCATCTGTATCCGAATCCTGTAAACGATGTGGCATTTATAAGACTAGAACACAGAAAAGGTGCGGAATATACAAGAAAGAAAATAATAAGAGCTGAAGTTATTGATATTAACGGAGTGCTTATTCTGGAAAAGAATTTCAGTCCTTCAGAAGAAGTAAGAATCGATCTTCCATTACAAATCAAAGGATACTATTTACTGAAAGTTACAGATTCTGAAAATAAATCTTATACAAAGAAAATGGTGGTTAAATATAGAGAATAA